The following proteins come from a genomic window of Paenibacillus spongiae:
- a CDS encoding vWA domain-containing protein, with translation MFFQSLGSLWFALSLPAIALLYMLKRTYIDTPVSSHLLWNRALKEQEANRPWQKLRRSLLLLLQLACALLLVLALMEPGWWRSAAAEGHVVLVVDRSASMTGPAAGKNGEPSGGTKLEAAKSAVLQWLDEQKGDGTAVSIIATGGEPRIAALRERDSSKLKEAVRSLQPAFGENDGTAAVSLADALLREDKEGSVIVVTDRDWTDAASAEQLKLQSPVTLMDIADGGPAEGAAVAAFGVKRDPAKPKTHTAVVTLRNDGKKPALLQTDIYTDGNKSPVGTASVRVQPGEWESVTITDLPEASVYKAQLTKPDERYTADDALYRFTASSAQKHALLVTKGNLFLDKALQLAGISTVIADPASFEPGEKTAQSVDWIVLDGIQSEELQSKAWQDLLAAKPVWRFESAADGDRSRSTAPKNGTVQIADHPVTKYLSFEDIHISRLVQQSNITWGKAVVTYGGVPAVYAGQEGGKPMLLFTFDLHDSDLPLRPEFPVLVMQAADWMGGSAKSQLGEALSGSPKDIDFSPNTASASWMLVESAPGMARYADTMKPNQPEASGGVLASNQTVPDVPGLYRLKELDAQGEVVAERLLAVTADTREFASTGESRLLTLKQAAAADGSSTKQPPDGSPAASGMDVQSADSLIRWIALLLLAVIALEWGVYRRGRAI, from the coding sequence ATGTTCTTTCAATCATTAGGCTCGCTCTGGTTTGCGCTTTCCCTGCCTGCAATTGCCTTGTTATATATGCTGAAACGGACATACATCGATACACCGGTATCCAGCCACCTGCTATGGAATCGGGCGCTCAAGGAGCAGGAGGCGAACCGCCCGTGGCAGAAGCTGCGCCGGTCGCTGCTGCTTCTGCTGCAGCTGGCTTGCGCGCTGCTGCTCGTCCTGGCTTTAATGGAGCCTGGCTGGTGGCGGAGCGCTGCAGCGGAAGGGCATGTCGTTCTTGTCGTCGACCGTTCCGCCAGCATGACGGGGCCTGCTGCCGGCAAGAATGGAGAGCCATCTGGCGGTACCAAGCTGGAAGCTGCGAAATCGGCTGTGCTGCAGTGGCTGGACGAGCAGAAGGGGGACGGCACCGCGGTCTCGATTATCGCTACTGGCGGCGAGCCCCGCATAGCGGCACTGCGCGAGCGCGACAGTTCCAAGCTGAAGGAAGCGGTACGTAGTCTGCAGCCGGCATTCGGCGAGAACGACGGTACGGCAGCCGTATCCTTGGCGGATGCGCTGCTGCGGGAAGACAAGGAAGGCTCCGTTATTGTGGTCACTGACCGCGACTGGACCGATGCGGCATCAGCGGAGCAGCTTAAGCTGCAGTCGCCTGTGACGTTGATGGATATAGCGGATGGCGGACCGGCCGAAGGGGCTGCAGTCGCCGCTTTCGGCGTGAAACGCGATCCGGCGAAGCCGAAGACGCACACGGCTGTCGTCACGCTTCGCAATGACGGGAAGAAGCCGGCGCTCCTTCAAACGGATATTTATACGGATGGGAATAAGAGTCCGGTCGGCACGGCGTCGGTCCGCGTTCAGCCGGGCGAATGGGAGAGCGTGACGATTACGGATCTTCCGGAGGCCAGCGTGTACAAAGCACAGCTGACCAAGCCGGATGAACGATACACGGCCGATGACGCGTTATACCGCTTCACTGCATCATCTGCCCAGAAGCATGCGCTGCTTGTCACGAAGGGCAATCTGTTTCTGGACAAAGCGCTTCAACTCGCGGGAATCAGCACCGTTATAGCGGATCCCGCATCATTTGAACCGGGAGAGAAGACAGCCCAGTCCGTCGATTGGATCGTTCTGGACGGCATTCAGAGCGAGGAGCTCCAATCGAAGGCCTGGCAGGATCTTCTAGCCGCCAAACCGGTCTGGAGATTCGAATCGGCAGCTGACGGGGATCGTTCAAGAAGCACGGCTCCTAAGAACGGGACGGTCCAAATTGCCGATCATCCCGTGACCAAGTATTTGTCTTTCGAGGATATCCATATATCAAGACTTGTCCAGCAGTCGAATATTACTTGGGGTAAGGCTGTCGTCACCTATGGAGGCGTTCCGGCCGTATACGCCGGTCAAGAAGGCGGCAAACCGATGCTGCTCTTTACGTTCGATCTGCATGATTCCGATTTGCCGCTTCGGCCTGAATTTCCCGTTCTTGTCATGCAGGCTGCCGACTGGATGGGCGGCAGCGCCAAAAGTCAGCTTGGCGAAGCGTTGTCCGGGTCGCCAAAGGACATCGACTTCTCCCCCAATACGGCAAGCGCCTCTTGGATGCTCGTCGAAAGCGCGCCCGGCATGGCTCGGTATGCGGATACAATGAAGCCGAATCAGCCGGAAGCAAGCGGCGGCGTACTTGCATCGAATCAGACCGTTCCCGATGTGCCGGGGTTGTACCGGCTCAAGGAACTGGATGCGCAAGGCGAAGTCGTTGCCGAGAGGCTGCTGGCCGTTACCGCGGATACGAGAGAATTCGCTTCAACAGGCGAGAGTCGTCTCCTCACCTTGAAGCAAGCAGCGGCTGCCGATGGATCTTCGACCAAGCAGCCGCCTGACGGAAGCCCTGCAGCATCCGGCATGGACGTGCAATCGGCAGATTCGCTGATCCGCTGGATCGCCCTTCTTCTGCTGGCTGTTATTGCATTGGAATGGGGGGTGTACCGACGTGGGCGCGCAATTTGA